In Pithys albifrons albifrons isolate INPA30051 chromosome 6, PitAlb_v1, whole genome shotgun sequence, a single genomic region encodes these proteins:
- the FOXA1 gene encoding hepatocyte nuclear factor 3-alpha, which translates to MLGTVKMEGHETSDWNSYYADTQEAYSSVPVSNMNSGLGSMNTMNTYMTMNTMTTSGNMTSSSFNMSYANTGLGAGLSPGAVAGMSAGSAGPVNGMPAGVATMGTALSPGGINAMSAQPAPMNGLSPYGGMNPCMSPMAYTQSNLGRTRDAKTFKRSYPHAKPPYSYISLITMAIQQAPSKMLTLSEIYQWIMDLFPYYRQNQQRWQNSIRHSLSFNDCFVKVARSPDKPGKGSYWTLHPDSGNMFENGCYLRRQKRFKCEKPANSKTPQEGRKDQASSSSSNSPLHRGHSKPAQLDTTTSLSSSNPSTSPQSMDHSGSSTELKTSASAASSTISSVPTLASVPHPPHSLAHEPQLHLKGDPHYSFNHPFSINNLMSSSEQQHKLDFKAYEQALQYSSYGASIPGGLPLGSASMAGRSSIEPSALEPSYYQGVYSRPVLNTS; encoded by the coding sequence TCCATGAACACCATGAACACCTACATGACCATGAACACCATGACGACGAGCGGCAATATGACTTCCAGCTCCTTCAACATGTCCTACGCTAACACCgggctgggggctgggctgAGTCCCGGTGCCGTAGCCGGCATGTCGGCCGGCTCGGCGGGGCCGGTGAACGGCATGCCGGCCGGTGTGGCCACCATGGGCACGGCGCTGAGCCCCGGCGGTATCAATGCCATGTCTGCACAGCCGGCCCCCATGAACGGGCTGAGCCCCTACGGCGGCATGAACCCCTGCATGAGTCCCATGGCCTACACCCAGTCTAATCTCGGCAGGACACGGGACGCTAAGACCTTTAAGCGGAGCTACCCTCATGCCAAGCCGCCCTACTCCTACATCTCCCTCATCACTATGGCCATCCAGCAGGCGCCCAGCAAGATGCTGACCCTGAGCGAGATCTACCAGTGGATCATGGACCTTTTCCCCTACTACCGGCAGAACCAGCAGCGCTGGCAAAACAGCATCCGTCACTCGCTCTCTTTCAATGACTGTTTCGTCAAGGTTGCCCGCTCCCCCGACAAGCCTGGCAAGGGCTCCTACTGGACCCTGCATCCCGACTCTGGCAACATGTTTGAAAACGGTTGTTACCTCCGCCGGCAAAAGCGCTTCAAGTGCGAGAAGCCGGCAAACAGCAAAACCCCTCAGGAAGGCAGGAAAGATCAGGCCTCCAGTTCAagttccaactcccctctgcACAGAGGCCACAGCAAACCCGCACAGCTGGACACAACCACCTCCCTCTCCAGTTCCAACCCGTCCACCAGCCCCCAGTCTATGGACCACAGTGGATCAAGTACAGAGCTAAAGACCTCTGCCTCGGCCGCCTCTTCCACAATCAGCTCCGTCCCCACCTTGGCCTCAGTCCCGCATCCCCCTCACTCCTTAGCACATGAACCCCAGCTCCATCTCAAGGGCGATCCCCATTATTCCTTCAATCACCCCTTTTCCATCAACAACCTAATGTCCTCCTCcgagcagcagcacaagctgGACTTCAAAGCCTACGAGCAGGCTCTACAATATTCCTCTTACGGGGCCAGCATCCCCGGCgggctgcccctgggcagtgcctcCATGGCGGGCCGGAGCAGCATTGAGCCCTCGGCCCTAGAGCCCTCCTACTACCAAGGTGTGTATTCCAGACCCGTGCTAAACACCTCCTAG